Within Phaeodactylum tricornutum CCAP 1055/1 chromosome 15, whole genome shotgun sequence, the genomic segment GAAACCATGGAAGAATCATACATGACGAACAACAATTTCATGACTCTGAGAAGATATACTGTTGTAGTATTTCTCAGTGTTGCCATCCTGTTGGATATGCAGCTTACTATTATGGGATTTCGCCTTAGGACAGATATTGAACAGCTCGATCGACGGGTCGTCGGAACAATGAATCGTCTCAGAGCAGTCATGTCAAACTTAAATGGAAGAGATACAACCGTTTCGCAATCAAACCGACAAACTAGATTTGTGCGTGTACAGCGGAGCAAGGGACCTGTAGAGCGCGATTCGGAATGGAAGGTTGTAGGGCTAATGTCGGACCCAAGGTGGGAGCACATTGGCCAACTTCAACAAGAATGTAGCAACGCCCTCAAATCATCCAAAGCCTTTTGCATCATTCTACAACCAGATGATTCCCGAGTGGAACTGGTGGATGTTGTGATTGCTATGGCTGAGAATGAAAACTTGGCATACGTCGCACACAATCTGAAAACTCAAGCGCTATTCGTCGAGTTGCTGCCCTGGGTATCCCCAGGGCTTGAATTTGGCCGCGATGCCCCTACATCGTTCGGAATGTTACTGCATGAGTCCAGCGTAAATCACGTTGGACTTCCATTGTCGACGGAAAGTCTACCTGCCTGTGAGGAGAACTCAAGCTCCGCAGGTTGCATCAATCAGCAACAAATAAAGCACCAACTCCGCAGTTTTCGCATAAAGGCGGACTTAATTGCGGAGTCCACGGGCCCTTTTCTGCGAGAAAACACGTCAGGCGGCTTGTGCCGGCATTATGAACAACAGCTGTCAGGAATCATCCTTTACAATATTCTTTGCCGTCAATATTTAGATCAATCGATTCAGCCTCATCACTTTTTCTGGCAAAATGACACAGCAGAAAGTGATGATGACAGCACTATCGCTGAAACATAATGTTGGCATCTAGGTATCTCACGTTTGGAACAACGCTTTGAAATTGAGATTTTCAGACCCTCTCGACCTGTTCTTGTACTGTAAAAACTAGAATGTATTTTAGAATTCCAATCTCTAGAGACGCAACTCGCTGTTATCAAGTAGATTCCGAGATGCCGGTAAAAAGTCGTTTTCGACAGAGCAGCCCAATTGTAAAACAGAATAAATTGTAGATAGTTAAAGTGTAAATGGTGTCTCCAAAGTGCTTCAGAGGCAATCCATGCAATCCCTTCACTACTTCAGTTTACAACTGTGAGTCCGTATTCTTGTTATAATCCAAAACGCGATCCACCAAACCGTATTCCATGGCTTCTTGTGCACTCATAAAGTTGTCTCGGTCCAAATCTTGAATAATACGATCTTGCGTTTGTCCGGTCATCATTGAGTACGATTTGACGAGGTTGTCGCGAATGCGCATGATCTGCGCCGCCTCAACCTTGATGTCTTCTGCTTGTCCCTGGGCACCGCCCATGGGCTGATGGATCATGGTGCGAGAAGAAGGCAGTGCTAAGCGCTTGCCCTTGCTACCGGCCCCCAGAATGAAGGAGCCCATACTAGCAGCCAATCCCAAGTTGATCGTAATCACTTCCGACTTGATGTGCTGCATGGCGTCGAAAATAGCTAATCCGGAGATAACGGAGCCACCAGGACTGTTAATGTACAAATAAATTGGCTTGGAAGAGTCTTCAGAATCCAAATAAAGCATGACGCCAATGACTTGATTCGCGAGCTCGTCGTCAATCTCGGCTCCCAGAAAGATAATGCGCTCGCGGTACAAGCGATTGTAGATATCGACCCTGAACCGCGAAACAGGATTGTGAGTTGGGAAAAAAGTCGCCCACATCAAGCTCTTGTTTCGAAACAGGTACTTACCAATCGGCCGATTGGCTTCCCGGAACTCGATAGGCAACTTTCGGTACACCAATCGGCATCATGGTAATCGTAGCTCGGTTGGATCCACGCATTTTGCTGGCGATTACATTTTTCGGAGCTGATGAAATTACGCCGTGAGATCGAGGAACAAACGACGGCGCTGGTAAAAAAAAATAAAGACCTTTGAGAAAGAATTTTCAGAAATGGAAAGAGTCGTTACTGTGTACGACTCTTTTCTTATATCAGCGGGATCGATCGCCGACGGAGCTAGAGGCGGAAATGGCACCATTCATGGCACCAAGTCGCAACGCACCATAAGCAGAGACGCTAATTAGCGACGCAAGCGCGGTAGAATAGAGTAAGGCAAAGGATTTCATCGTCTGTGTAGAAGAACTTTTAGAGACGTTTTTCGATGCACTATGAATCCAGAGTGTGGACGGCTGCTCCGtttcctcactgtcagtcctTTTTCAACCTTCGTTGGGACGCGACGGGCGGCTGGTTCCACGTACACTCGCTTTTCTTTCTGCGAAGCGAGTTTTCTGGTTGCGATTCATTCTCAGGTTTCTTCTCGGAGAAGGAAATCTTTCATCTGGTAATGGATTGGTGGAAATGTATCTTATGACTGTCTGTTTACATATTCCAGTGTGGTACAATTTTTCgatttcactgtcagtttaCGCTCCGTCAATTTGTCCAGTCTGACAGAATAGGAATCAGGTTCATAGGATTGGATTCCGTGTGTGGGTTAATTGTAAAGCTTACCGTTAGAACtacaaagaagccaaaacaTCCACACTGCATTTCGTTCAGTTCAGTGAACGGATTTTGACTTGTGTTAGACTGCGTTTCTTCTAAAAGTTATCAAacaacgaacgaacaaaacTGAATGCCATCACCTCTTACTTTGTTCTGTCAGTCTGTGGACTTTTCGGTCGAGTGACGGTACTTTGAGCTCTACGAGAAGCCTTTCATGAAGCGAAACAGCGTGGGAAAAAACAATTTTCTTTGCCGTAACAACCTATTATCAAACAATCCATATCCAAAAATATATTCCATGCATTTATGATTACAAAAGCAACGAAAGTTGCTCGCATGGCGACGCACCCGAGCAAcaaggattgtttggtcCAAAAATCTGTCAACAAAGTCAAGATTTGTCGAACGTGACCTCACATTTCGACGAATGCCTAAGCCGACAGCCACGCAGACGACTTTGCCGTTTCGCGGACCAAGATCAGGCCAATAACGGATACAATGATGCTCTCAATTAGCATGCGGCCGCCTTTTCTGCGGCCTCTTCTGCTGAACGACGAAGCATGGGTGGCACGTTCCTTCTTGGAAGGCAAAAACTGGCGTTGACGCCTAGGTTCCGTTGCAACTGCTAACATGCCTACAGTCGTCACAGAACCCTTGAAGCTATGCGTGTCTGTAATCGGCGTTGTCAGTCCATGTTCGCAGGACTTGGCAACTCCATTGCTGGTCGCGAATGTCTGAATCGATGGTAAGCGGAGTGGTTGAATGCCAGCAATAGCTGAGTAATCAATAGGGAAGTGccggaaaagaaaaagttaGTGTCGATCTGTGACAATACGTAcgcaacagcaaaatttTTCCGCCGACTTACATTCTGTCGACTCGAATCCTCGCCGAAAGGCTGGTTTTGATGCCTGAGTTCGAGTGAACAAGATCTGAAAAGGCAGAGCAACAAACGCAAATGCCGTAGCTTTTTCAATGCTGAATGTGGATACGATCGCGAACGCCAACAGAAGGAGAATGGTTGATCGTGCCATGGTGTTACGGATTGCTGATTTGCTTTGCGGTATTGTATGGGCTCGGTATTTTGGAAGGAGGGACGACTATGGAATTTCTGTGCCGACCATCTACAATTCTTGTCGCAGTTGCTTCGAATCaatgctgttgttgtcgttttcgtcgatAATAAATAAAACATCACGTACCCACTCTCTAGTGTTGTAAATACCACACATATGGTTCGGTCCACccaattggaaaagattcAGATAACTTAAGTAGAATTTCAAGTACAGTTTAAAACAAGATTGACATCCAGCTACGGTTTTAATTTAGTGTACTTTTGCTGATCGGACAAGATTGGTTGAAAAGTAGATATCTATACGCTTAAGGATATATTTACAAAGCACGGACCCAAGGAGCTATCT encodes:
- the clpP gene encoding predicted protein (Homologous to the clpP gene in the chloroplast genome of C. reinhardtii) — translated: MRGSNRATITMMPIGVPKVAYRVPGSQSADWVDIYNRLYRERIIFLGAEIDDELANQVIGVMLYLDSEDSSKPIYLYINSPGGSVISGLAIFDAMQHIKSEVITINLGLAASMGSFILGAGSKGKRLALPSSRTMIHQPMGGAQGQAEDIKVEAAQIMRIRDNLVKSYSMMTGQTQDRIIQDLDRDNFMSAQEAMEYGLVDRVLDYNKNTDSQL